A stretch of the Kiritimatiellia bacterium genome encodes the following:
- the mtnA gene encoding S-methyl-5-thioribose-1-phosphate isomerase, protein MKTLLTIAWVPEQKREIVPGFIRAVDQTLLPGRLRFLEIRRVEELWAAIKTLRIRGAPAIGVAAAMGVVLAAQKASAAGRAGMLRAIARAGDYLASSRPTAVNLFWALERMKKKAVACAALPPDEIIKTLAREAVMIFEEDGKVCRSIGRHGLALMRGKKSVLTHCNAGGLAASCYGTALAPIYLAAEKGRALHVFVDETRPLLQGARLTAWELTRAGIKATLICDNMAAWVMREKKVDLIIVGADRIAANGDTANKIGTYGLAVLARAHHLPFVVCAPTSTFDSSARAGRDIPIEKRGREEIVTMAGKKIAPDKAGVYAPAFDVTPAELISAIVCEKGVCFPPYAKSLRRAGRAR, encoded by the coding sequence ATGAAAACATTATTGACCATTGCATGGGTGCCGGAACAAAAAAGGGAAATCGTCCCGGGTTTTATCCGCGCCGTTGACCAGACCCTTCTGCCGGGCCGGCTGAGATTTCTTGAAATCCGGCGGGTGGAAGAATTGTGGGCCGCCATAAAAACCCTCCGGATCAGAGGCGCCCCCGCGATCGGCGTCGCGGCGGCCATGGGTGTTGTGCTGGCGGCGCAGAAGGCATCCGCCGCCGGGCGCGCCGGAATGCTGCGCGCGATTGCGCGCGCCGGCGATTACCTGGCTTCCTCGCGGCCGACGGCCGTGAATCTTTTCTGGGCGCTGGAAAGGATGAAAAAAAAGGCCGTTGCCTGCGCGGCTTTGCCGCCGGATGAAATCATCAAAACTCTGGCGCGGGAAGCCGTTATGATTTTTGAGGAGGATGGAAAGGTATGCCGTTCAATAGGCCGGCACGGCCTGGCGCTGATGAGAGGCAAGAAATCCGTTTTGACCCACTGCAACGCGGGCGGCCTGGCGGCGTCGTGCTACGGTACGGCTCTGGCGCCGATTTATCTGGCCGCCGAAAAAGGCCGCGCCTTGCATGTCTTTGTGGATGAGACGCGCCCGCTTCTGCAGGGAGCGCGTTTGACGGCGTGGGAGTTGACGCGCGCCGGCATAAAAGCCACGCTAATCTGCGACAACATGGCCGCCTGGGTCATGCGGGAAAAAAAAGTTGACCTGATCATAGTCGGGGCCGACCGGATCGCGGCCAACGGCGACACCGCCAATAAAATCGGCACCTACGGCCTGGCGGTGCTGGCCAGGGCGCATCATCTGCCTTTCGTGGTTTGCGCGCCGACCTCCACCTTTGATTCAAGCGCGCGCGCCGGCCGGGACATTCCGATTGAAAAGCGCGGTCGGGAGGAAATTGTCACCATGGCCGGCAAAAAAATCGCGCCGGACAAGGCGGGCGTCTATGCTCCGGCCTTTGACGTGACCCCGGCGGAGCTTATCAGCGCCATCGTTTGCGAAAAAGGCGTTTGCTTTCCGCCGTACGCAAAATCATTGCGCCGGGCCGGCCGGGCAAGATAA